Proteins co-encoded in one Hemibagrus wyckioides isolate EC202008001 linkage group LG26, SWU_Hwy_1.0, whole genome shotgun sequence genomic window:
- the slkb gene encoding STE20-like kinase b translates to MAFFNFRKIFKLGPERKKRQYEHVRRDVNPEESWEIIGELGDGAFGKVYKAQNKQSGILAAAKVIDTKTEDELEDYMVEIEILASCNHDNIVKLLDAFYFESKLWILIEFCAGGAVDAVMLELERPLTEPQIRVVCKQTLEALIYLHENKVIHRDLKAGNILLTLDGQVKLADFGVSAKNTKTLQRRDSFIGTPYWMAPEVVMCETSKDRPYDYKADIWSLGVTLIEMAQIEPPNHEMNPMRVLLKIAKADPPTLLQPSKWSPEFSHFLRHALDKNLDNRWNAAQLLQHPFVSNVTDSKPLRELIAEAKAEVTEEIEESKDDEEEDDHEGQLLLPGHKRASSDISIGSSEDEKLSQSPSTLEAVPEKNEEFLIPKNTDMDLSNNQTTEPDISKLELNHIPDVPKPPAEEPAKESASNMKPQEQEDNKNTTEIKPETTQTILKPQEDMKHMEPDVDNVIQSMKDELKPQNSIKQVEKAGSEPEEKPTPLTSPVKEEGKGEAENKKPPENESPAKPRFQKKVSGSGSAVDTNSVDLNLSISSFINKSKESGSISVQERKRQKKTLKKTRKFIVDGVEVSVTTSKIVTDNDTKSEEMRFLRRQELRELRLLQKEEQRAQQQLSNKLQQQKEQISKRFEQETTTKRRQYDTEVENMERQQKQTIERLEQEHTNHLRDEAKRIKGEQDKELSKFQNMLKNRKKEEQEFLQKQQQELDGSLKKIIQQHKRELATVERDCLNHKQQLLRAREAAMWELEERHLQEKHQLFKQQLKDQYFMQRHQLLKRHEKEMEQMHRYNQRMVEEMKTKQTQERTRLPKIQRSEAKTRMAMFKKSLRIGSPGLNPELEREKIKQFAAQEEKRQKNERLHQHQKHENQMRDLQLQCDANVRELQQLQNEKCHLLIEHETQKLKELDEEHSAELKDWREKLRPRKKMLEEEFARKIQEQEIFFKMTGESECLNPSTQSRISKFYPVPTVHSTGF, encoded by the exons ATGGCTTTCTTTAATTTTCGGAAAATATTCAAGCTCGGTccagaaaggaagaaaaggcAGTATGAACACGTCCGGAGAGACGTGAACCCCGAGGAAAGCTGGGAAATTATCGGAGAATTAGGAGACGGAGCTTTCGGAAAAGTCTATAAG GCTCAGAACAAGCAGTCGGGCATTTTGGCTGCAGCGAAGGTGATTGACACCAAGACAGAAGATGAGCTGGAGGATTACATGGTGGAGATTGAGATACTGGCATcttgtaaccatgacaacattGTCAAGCTTTTGGATGCATTCTATTTTGAGAGCAAACTCTGG ATTCTGATTGAGTTTTGTGCTGGAGGTGCTGTGGATGCAGTGATGCTGG agctggaAAGGCCGCTGACCGAGCCGCAGATCAGGGTGGTGTGTAAGCAGACCCTAGAAGCTTTGATCTATCTGCATGAGAACAAAGTCATCCACCGAGACCTGAAGGCTGGAAACATTCTACTCACACTTGATGGTCAAGTCAAACttg CCGATTTCGGGGTGTCTGCCAAAAACACTAAAACGCTCCAGAGACGAGACTCTTTCATCGGCACCCCATACTG GATGGCGCCAGAAGTGGTGATGTGCGAGACATCAAAGGACAGGCCGTATGATTACAAGGCAGATATCTGGTCCCTCGGTGTCACCCTGATTGAGATGGCCCAGATCGAGCCACCCAATCACGAGATGAATCCCATGAGGGTGCTGTTAAAAATCGCCAAGGCCGACCCGCCCACTCTTTTGCAGCCCTCCAAATG GTCTCCAGAGTTCAGTCACTTTCTAAGACATGCTCTGGATAAGAATCTAGACAACAGATGGAACGCAGCACAACTCCTTCAG caCCCATTTGTGAGCAACGTTACTGATAGCAAACCACTCCGAGAGCTGATAGCTGAAGCCAAAGCTGAAGTCACGGAGGAGATCGAGGAGTCGAAGGACGACGAAGAGGAGGACGATCACGAGGGACAGCTG CTGCTTCCTGGACACAAGCGTGCTTCATCTGACATCAGTATCGGAAGCTCCGAGGATGAAAAACTTTCTCAGTCACCTTCAACTTTGGAAGCCgttccagaaaaaaatgaagaatttCTCATTCCCAAGAACACAGATATGGATCTTAGTAACAACCAGACGACTGAACCTGATATTTCCAAACTGGAACTGAACCACATCCCAGATGTACCAAAACCACCTGCTGAAGAACCTGCAAAGGAATCAGCTTCCAACATGAAACCTCAGGAGCAAGAAGATAACAAGAACACTACAGAAATTAAGCCAGAAACTACGCAAACTATACTGAAGCCACAAGAGGACATGAAACACATGGAGCCAGATGTTGATAATGTGATTCAGAGCATGAAGGATGAGCTCAAACCTCAGAATTCCATCAAGCAGGTTGAGAAAGCTGGTTCAGAGCCTGAGGAGAAACCTACACCTCTGACTTCTCCCGTGAAAGAAGAGGGTAAAGGTGAAGCAGAGAACAAGAAACCTCCAGAGAATGAAAGTCCTGCGAAGCCCAGATTTCAGAAGAAAGTCTCTGGAAGTGGGTCAGCAGTAGATACCAACAGTGTGGACCTAAACCTGTCCATCTCTAGCTTCATAAACAAATCCAAAGAGTCAGGATCTATATCTGTACAG GAAAGGAAGCGGCAGAAGAAAACCCTGAAAAAAACCCGCAAGTTTATCGTAGACGGCGTAGAGGTTAGCGTAACGACGTCCAAGATCGTCACAGATAATGACACCAAAAGCGAGGAGATGAGGTTCCTAAG aCGTCAAGAGTTAAGAGAGCTGAGGCTGTTGCAGAAAGAGGAGCAGAGAGCCCAGCAGCAGCTCAGCAACAAGCTGCAGCAGCAGAAGGAGCAGATCTCTAAACGCTTCGAGCAGGAGACCACG ACCAAGAGGCGCCAGTACGACACAGAGGTGGAGAACATGGAGCGGCAGCAGAAGCAGACTATCGAGCGACTCGAACAAGAACACACCAACCACCTCCGCGACGAGGCCAAGAGGATCAAAGGCGAGCAGGATAAGGAGCTGTCGAAGTTCCAAAACATGCTCAAGAACCGCAAGAAGGAG gaGCAAGAGTTCTTGCAGAAACAGCAGCAGGAACTGGACGGCTCTCTGAAAAAGATTATCCAGCAGCACAAGCGTGAGCTGGCCACCGTGGAAAGAGACTGCCTCAACCACAAACAGCAGCTGCTCCGAG CAAGGGAGGCAGCCATGTGGGAGCTAGAGGAGCGCCATCTACAGGAGAAACACCAACTGTTCAAGCAGCAGCTCAAGGACCAGTATTTCATGCAGAGGCACCAGCTACTCAAACGACACGAGAAG GAAATGGAGCAGATGCACAGATATAACCAGCGAATGGTGGAAGAAATGAAGACCAAACAAACCCAAGAGAGAACCAGACTTCCCAAGATCCAGCGCAGTGAAGCTAAAACACGCATGGCCATGTTTAAGAAGAGCTTGCGTATCGGTTCGCCCGGGCTCAACCCCGAACTGGAGAGGGAAAAGATCAAACAG ttTGCAGCCCAGGAGGAGAAGAGGCAGAAGAATGAGAGACTTCATCAGCATCAGAAACATGAGAACCAGATGAGAGACTTGCAGTTGCAGTGTGACGCCAATGTTAGAGAGCTGCAGCAGTTGcag AATGAGAAATGCCACCTGCTCATCGAACATGAGACACAGAAGTTGAAGGAACTGGATGAGGAACACAGCGCCGAGCTAAAGGACTGGAGGGAGAAACTGCGGCCCAGGAAAAAG